Proteins found in one Microbacterium sp. SSM24 genomic segment:
- a CDS encoding carbohydrate ABC transporter permease has translation MTVGVEVIEPNPNAPTARQVARETAKHEKLAQKRLSSKGATIAAIVIAFFWTIPTFGLLVTSFRPPADVQSTGWWTVFTDPEFTLDNYKAALTAGGTTLTLAESFVNSLAITIPVAFFAMAVASMLAYAFAWINFKGKSVLFVAVFALQIVPLQMALVPLLSLFSRGLTINGVTIFPGLDMSDVDRSFATIWIAHTIFAIPLAVFLLHNFIAEIPHEVIEAARVDGAGHGQIFFRIIIPLAAPALASYAVLQFIWVWNDLLVATIFAPSSSLPMTQSLASLSGTWGNQWFLQAAGTFLTILFPLIVFFALQRFFVRGLLAGATKG, from the coding sequence ATGACTGTCGGAGTGGAGGTCATCGAGCCGAATCCGAATGCGCCCACGGCTCGCCAGGTCGCCCGCGAGACGGCCAAGCACGAGAAGCTCGCACAGAAGCGGCTGTCGTCGAAGGGGGCGACGATCGCGGCGATCGTGATCGCCTTCTTCTGGACGATCCCGACGTTCGGCCTGCTCGTCACGTCGTTCCGCCCGCCCGCCGACGTGCAGTCGACCGGCTGGTGGACGGTCTTCACCGACCCGGAGTTCACACTCGACAACTACAAGGCGGCCCTCACAGCCGGCGGCACGACGCTCACGCTGGCGGAGTCGTTCGTGAACTCGCTGGCCATCACGATCCCCGTGGCGTTCTTCGCGATGGCGGTCGCCTCGATGCTCGCCTACGCGTTCGCGTGGATCAACTTCAAGGGGAAGAGCGTCCTGTTCGTCGCGGTCTTCGCGCTGCAGATCGTGCCGCTCCAGATGGCGCTGGTGCCGTTGCTCAGCCTCTTCTCGCGCGGGCTCACGATCAACGGGGTGACGATCTTCCCGGGGCTCGACATGAGCGATGTCGATCGCAGCTTCGCCACGATCTGGATCGCCCACACGATCTTCGCGATCCCGCTGGCGGTGTTCCTGCTGCACAACTTCATCGCGGAGATCCCGCACGAGGTGATCGAGGCGGCGCGCGTGGACGGGGCCGGACACGGGCAGATCTTCTTCCGGATCATCATCCCGCTGGCCGCCCCCGCTCTCGCGTCGTACGCGGTGCTGCAGTTCATCTGGGTGTGGAACGACCTGCTCGTGGCGACGATCTTCGCGCCGTCGTCATCGTTGCCGATGACGCAGTCGCTGGCGTCGCTGTCGGGCACGTGGGGCAACCAGTGGTTCCTGCAGGCGGCGGGCACGTTCCTGACGATCCTCTTCCCGCTGATCGTGTTCTTCGCCCTGCAGCGGTTCTTCGTGCGAGGGCTCCTGGCCGGCGCGACGAAGGGCTGA
- a CDS encoding multidrug effflux MFS transporter: MLDTASIPTQRPAAGDTAAHPSSTGAIRTLGPNPATAPIVLHPGDSIPHRRRVLYIVLLGALTALGPFTIDLYLPAFPVLESEFQTTATAIQLTLTGTMVGFALGQLVVGPLSDKVGRRVPLLAVTALHVVASVAAALAPNLELLSLARVFMGAGAAAGGVIAAAVVRDLFGGRRLVVMLSRLALVSGVAPVLAPLVGSALLLVMPWRGIFVVLGVYGSVMLVAAAIFIPETLPSARRSEKGTTTVWQRYRSVLTDRVFVGVLIIGGMTFSGLFSYLSASSFLFQQTYGFDPQQYGLLFAANSLGVVLGVQVAARLAARYGPQWVMAWSTAVLVVAASAIIVTDQLGLGLWGTIVPLFVFMTACGFTFPCVQVLALDRHGKAAGTAQSIIGASNFGVAGIITPLVGWISAGSGITATTMAVVMAGCAVIGVLSLWLIVRPRTVERLAP; this comes from the coding sequence TTGCTCGACACCGCCTCCATCCCCACCCAGCGTCCCGCCGCAGGCGACACCGCTGCGCACCCGTCGTCCACGGGCGCGATCCGCACGCTCGGGCCGAACCCGGCCACCGCGCCGATCGTCCTGCACCCCGGCGACTCGATTCCGCACCGCCGCCGCGTGCTCTACATCGTGCTGCTCGGCGCGCTGACCGCGCTCGGGCCGTTCACGATCGATCTGTACCTGCCGGCGTTCCCGGTGCTGGAGTCGGAGTTCCAGACGACCGCGACCGCGATCCAGCTCACGCTCACCGGCACGATGGTCGGCTTCGCGCTCGGTCAGCTCGTCGTCGGGCCGCTGAGTGACAAGGTCGGCCGCCGGGTGCCGCTGCTGGCCGTCACCGCATTGCATGTCGTGGCGAGCGTCGCCGCCGCGCTCGCCCCCAACCTCGAACTGCTCTCGCTCGCCCGGGTGTTCATGGGCGCCGGTGCGGCCGCGGGCGGCGTGATCGCGGCGGCCGTCGTGCGCGACCTCTTCGGCGGGCGCCGCCTGGTCGTGATGCTTTCGCGCCTCGCGCTCGTGTCGGGCGTCGCCCCCGTGCTCGCGCCGCTCGTCGGGTCGGCGCTGCTGCTGGTCATGCCCTGGCGCGGCATCTTCGTCGTGCTCGGCGTCTACGGAAGCGTGATGCTCGTCGCGGCCGCGATCTTCATCCCCGAGACCCTCCCGTCCGCTCGCCGCAGCGAGAAGGGCACGACGACGGTATGGCAGCGCTATCGCAGCGTGCTGACGGACCGCGTCTTCGTCGGCGTGCTCATCATCGGCGGCATGACCTTCAGCGGCCTGTTCTCGTACCTGTCGGCGTCGTCGTTCCTGTTCCAGCAGACCTACGGCTTCGACCCGCAGCAGTACGGCCTGCTCTTCGCCGCCAACTCGCTCGGCGTCGTGCTCGGCGTGCAGGTCGCCGCGCGGCTGGCCGCGCGCTACGGGCCCCAGTGGGTGATGGCCTGGTCGACCGCGGTGCTCGTCGTGGCAGCATCCGCCATCATCGTCACCGACCAGCTCGGACTCGGACTCTGGGGCACCATCGTGCCGCTCTTCGTCTTCATGACCGCGTGCGGGTTCACGTTCCCGTGCGTGCAGGTGCTCGCGCTCGACCGGCACGGAAAGGCCGCGGGGACCGCGCAGTCGATCATCGGGGCGTCGAACTTCGGCGTCGCGGGGATCATCACGCCGCTCGTCGGATGGATCTCCGCCGGATCCGGTATCACCGCGACCACGATGGCGGTCGTCATGGCCGGCTGCGCCGTGATCGGCGTGCTGTCCCTGTGGCTCATCGTGCGCCCGCGCACGGTCGAGCGACTCGCGCCCTGA
- a CDS encoding phosphatase PAP2 family protein, with protein sequence MSDERKPGRGPAIGYLVTGLVLVALSCGLGFWIFTRGETPFAIDTWWNALVAEWYSPVLTGFSRVMNWLGGGWFGVLAVPIGGAVALIVVRRPWAAAYFLAAEAVSAGGVQALKHLFGRVRPEDIIVVTDHGSYPSGHVANATTLAVALFVIFPRVWVAVVGAVWVVLMAFSRTYLHAHWLSDTVGGALLGAGAALLVAAAFAVPMAREKARAVEKAASLG encoded by the coding sequence ATGAGCGACGAGCGGAAGCCGGGACGGGGCCCCGCGATCGGCTACCTCGTGACCGGCCTCGTGCTGGTCGCCCTGTCCTGCGGGCTCGGCTTCTGGATCTTCACGCGCGGCGAGACGCCGTTCGCGATCGACACCTGGTGGAACGCGCTCGTCGCCGAGTGGTACTCGCCGGTCCTCACCGGGTTCTCCCGCGTCATGAACTGGCTCGGCGGAGGCTGGTTCGGGGTGCTCGCCGTGCCCATCGGCGGCGCCGTCGCGCTGATCGTCGTTCGGCGGCCGTGGGCAGCGGCGTACTTCCTCGCCGCGGAGGCGGTGTCGGCCGGCGGCGTGCAGGCGCTCAAGCATCTCTTCGGCCGGGTCCGCCCCGAGGACATCATCGTCGTGACCGACCACGGTTCATACCCGTCGGGGCATGTGGCCAATGCCACGACGCTCGCCGTGGCCCTCTTCGTCATCTTCCCGCGCGTGTGGGTGGCCGTCGTCGGCGCCGTCTGGGTGGTGCTCATGGCGTTCAGCCGCACGTACCTCCACGCCCACTGGCTGAGCGACACCGTCGGCGGAGCGCTGCTCGGAGCGGGCGCGGCACTGCTGGTGGCGGCGGCCTTCGCCGTGCCGATGGCGCGCGAGAAGGCCCGTGCGGTCGAGAAAGCGGCCTCGCTAGGCTGA
- a CDS encoding nitroreductase family deazaflavin-dependent oxidoreductase translates to MSSVTDAVRAVIAPLTRTRVFRRFLGPLLLPPLERVVTWLSHGRVQVSGLLVPSLVLHTLGAKSGEPRDAPLMYCPDGRGRAIVAGTNFAGARHPAWTANLLAHPDAEITVRGVRMPVRASPVPDDERDAVWARIERQWPGYRNYERQSGRTVRLFRLQPVRAREVSR, encoded by the coding sequence ATGAGCAGCGTCACCGATGCCGTCCGCGCCGTGATCGCGCCGTTGACCCGCACGCGCGTGTTCCGGCGCTTTCTCGGGCCGCTCCTGCTGCCCCCGCTCGAGCGGGTCGTCACGTGGCTGTCTCACGGTCGCGTCCAGGTGAGCGGGCTGCTGGTGCCGTCGCTCGTGCTGCACACGCTCGGCGCGAAGTCCGGCGAACCGCGCGATGCGCCGCTCATGTACTGCCCCGACGGTCGGGGACGCGCGATCGTCGCGGGGACGAACTTCGCCGGGGCGCGGCATCCGGCATGGACGGCCAACCTGCTCGCGCATCCGGATGCCGAGATCACCGTGCGGGGTGTGCGCATGCCCGTCCGGGCGAGCCCGGTCCCTGACGACGAGCGCGACGCCGTCTGGGCGCGCATCGAGCGGCAGTGGCCGGGGTACCGCAACTACGAGCGGCAGTCCGGACGCACGGTGCGGCTGTTCCGGCTGCAGCCGGTGCGGGCGCGGGAAGTGAGCCGATGA
- a CDS encoding DUF305 domain-containing protein, translating to MTDEPTPTAPGRRWWVVALVLLAIAALAFAIGRFSTFGAQSQGSAPATTSPEAGFSRDMQVHHAQAIQMAMEIYRKTDDPELRVLAYDIATGQAAQRGEMYDWLVKWGLPQSGEPMMSWMSGAGDGHAHGGTSDEPLTEEEAHAAMGMATGEELAALEDATGQEADCLFLELMIRHHEGAIPMAEALLELGSDPRALQVAQAIKDGQTAEIDAMESMQARLGCG from the coding sequence ATGACCGACGAGCCGACCCCCACCGCGCCCGGCCGGCGCTGGTGGGTGGTCGCGCTCGTGCTCCTCGCGATCGCCGCACTGGCTTTCGCGATCGGCAGGTTCTCGACCTTCGGCGCCCAGAGCCAGGGCAGCGCGCCCGCCACGACCTCGCCCGAGGCCGGATTCTCCCGCGACATGCAGGTGCACCACGCGCAGGCCATACAGATGGCCATGGAGATCTACCGCAAGACCGACGACCCCGAACTGCGCGTGCTCGCCTACGACATCGCGACGGGCCAGGCGGCCCAGCGCGGTGAGATGTACGACTGGCTCGTGAAGTGGGGTCTGCCGCAGAGCGGCGAGCCGATGATGTCGTGGATGAGCGGGGCGGGCGACGGTCACGCCCACGGCGGCACGTCCGATGAGCCGCTGACCGAAGAAGAGGCGCACGCGGCGATGGGCATGGCGACCGGCGAGGAGCTCGCCGCGCTCGAGGATGCGACCGGCCAGGAGGCGGACTGCCTCTTCCTCGAGCTCATGATCCGCCACCACGAGGGGGCGATCCCGATGGCGGAGGCGCTCCTCGAGCTCGGCTCCGATCCGCGCGCGCTGCAGGTCGCTCAGGCCATCAAGGACGGTCAGACGGCCGAGATCGACGCCATGGAGTCGATGCAGGCCCGCCTCGGCTGCGGCTGA
- a CDS encoding ABC transporter substrate-binding protein has product MTAMRSRRRMLAAVGATAIAALALAGCAEGGGDEGDDGNIEGETVTIYGGITGIEAENMQKSFDAFTEETGVIVEYTGDKAFEGNIVTKVQGGDAPDIAIVPQPGLLRTLVGTGEVQEASSEVEANVDENWSPDWKSYGTIDDVFYAAPMLANIKGYVWYSPARFEEWGVEVPTTWDELLDVTATIAEATGGPSWCAGFFSEAASGWPGTDWIEDLVLRQSGPEVYDQWIANEVKFTDPEIADAFDAVGEILLNPDWVNAGFGDVASINDVAFADVAAKVADGSCPMTHQASFLSANFLDVQTAEGATPNVAPDGDVYAFVLPGYEAGSATIEVGGEFVTLFSDDAATQAVAEYMSTPEWADIRVGLGGNISANLNADPSLASSEFLTEAMTLLQDPNTTVRFDASDLMPATVGAGSFWRGMVDWVDGKDTATVLSDIQAGYDD; this is encoded by the coding sequence ATGACTGCAATGCGATCCCGCCGGCGCATGCTGGCCGCGGTCGGAGCGACCGCCATCGCTGCGCTCGCTCTCGCGGGCTGCGCCGAGGGCGGCGGCGACGAGGGCGACGATGGAAACATCGAGGGTGAGACCGTCACGATCTACGGCGGCATCACGGGCATCGAAGCCGAGAACATGCAGAAGTCGTTCGACGCGTTCACCGAAGAGACCGGTGTCATCGTCGAGTACACGGGCGACAAGGCGTTCGAGGGCAACATCGTGACCAAGGTCCAGGGTGGCGACGCCCCCGACATCGCGATCGTCCCGCAGCCCGGTCTGCTCCGGACGCTCGTGGGCACCGGAGAGGTCCAGGAGGCCTCGTCCGAGGTCGAGGCCAACGTCGACGAGAACTGGTCGCCCGACTGGAAGTCCTACGGCACCATCGACGACGTGTTCTACGCGGCGCCGATGCTCGCGAACATCAAGGGCTACGTCTGGTACTCGCCCGCCCGCTTCGAGGAGTGGGGCGTCGAGGTCCCGACCACGTGGGACGAGCTGCTCGATGTCACGGCGACGATCGCCGAGGCGACCGGTGGCCCGTCGTGGTGCGCCGGCTTCTTCTCCGAGGCGGCATCCGGCTGGCCCGGCACCGACTGGATCGAGGACCTCGTCCTTCGCCAGTCCGGTCCCGAGGTCTACGACCAGTGGATCGCCAACGAGGTGAAGTTCACCGACCCCGAGATCGCCGATGCATTCGACGCCGTCGGAGAGATCCTGCTGAACCCCGACTGGGTCAACGCCGGGTTCGGCGACGTGGCGAGCATCAACGATGTGGCGTTCGCGGATGTCGCGGCCAAGGTGGCCGACGGCAGCTGCCCGATGACGCACCAGGCCTCGTTCCTGTCGGCCAACTTCCTCGACGTTCAGACGGCGGAGGGCGCGACGCCCAACGTCGCACCTGACGGCGACGTGTACGCGTTCGTGCTCCCGGGCTACGAGGCCGGCTCCGCCACGATCGAGGTCGGCGGCGAGTTCGTCACGCTGTTCTCCGACGACGCTGCGACGCAGGCTGTCGCGGAGTACATGTCGACCCCGGAGTGGGCTGACATCCGCGTCGGTCTCGGCGGCAACATCTCCGCCAACCTGAACGCCGACCCGAGCCTGGCTTCGAGCGAGTTCCTCACCGAGGCCATGACGCTCCTGCAGGACCCGAACACCACGGTCCGCTTCGACGCATCCGACCTCATGCCGGCCACCGTCGGCGCAGGCTCGTTCTGGCGGGGCATGGTCGACTGGGTCGACGGAAAGGACACCGCGACCGTCCTGAGCGACATCCAGGCCGGCTACGACGACTGA
- a CDS encoding DUF3105 domain-containing protein, whose product MTPTPPSPTDKRASGNPAKQAEINLTIKQQREQKRQEKLAEYQKQLAKRRRSKLVWWVVGITAAVVIIGLIVASIVFAPAPPKAYTPGGEGVEIEGVQTYENETQHVEGTVDYEQSPPAGGPHNAVWLNCGIYDQQVPNENAVHSLEHGAVWVTYNPDDISGEDLETLESHLPDTYVVLSPYEGLDAPIALTNWNHQLKVDSADDERISQFFEEYWRSADVPEPGAACTGALDAPGKR is encoded by the coding sequence ATGACCCCGACACCCCCGAGCCCCACCGACAAGCGAGCGAGCGGAAACCCCGCCAAGCAGGCCGAGATCAACCTCACCATCAAGCAGCAGCGCGAGCAGAAGCGCCAGGAGAAGCTGGCCGAGTACCAGAAGCAGCTGGCCAAGCGCCGCCGCAGCAAGCTCGTGTGGTGGGTGGTCGGCATCACGGCCGCCGTCGTCATCATCGGCCTCATCGTCGCGTCGATCGTGTTCGCACCCGCGCCGCCGAAGGCCTACACGCCCGGCGGCGAGGGCGTCGAGATCGAGGGCGTCCAGACGTACGAGAACGAGACCCAGCACGTCGAGGGCACGGTCGACTACGAACAGTCGCCGCCCGCCGGCGGACCGCACAACGCGGTGTGGCTGAACTGCGGCATCTACGACCAGCAGGTGCCGAACGAGAACGCCGTCCACTCCCTGGAGCACGGCGCCGTGTGGGTCACGTACAACCCCGACGACATCTCGGGAGAGGACCTCGAGACGCTCGAGAGCCACCTGCCCGACACCTACGTCGTCCTCTCGCCCTACGAAGGCCTCGACGCGCCGATTGCCCTGACGAACTGGAACCACCAGCTCAAGGTCGATTCGGCCGACGACGAGCGCATCTCGCAGTTCTTCGAGGAGTACTGGCGCAGCGCCGACGTGCCCGAGCCCGGCGCCGCGTGCACCGGCGCGCTGGACGCACCCGGCAAGCGCTGA
- a CDS encoding carbohydrate ABC transporter permease, with protein MTDTTKVSDATEAPRTGTDYSDEKEAGLSKRRRLTIIVATIGFILIAALFLFMVTRPPTETRPTSLGFSFNSFFRWLGDLSPFVQIPVVLVVFFAVVALILLLIEYAPRKGTFYFWLRLATCFLLPVLAFMLLRPYQNAVIYVLAIAVILGAVLFWVDYRAREGAGFLYQLILFSAPAAILLLIGLVYPAIATFIQSFFDKSGKEFVGMENYVWVFTNPQGFWSVINSVIWVLVAPTFATIIGLAYAVFIDRARGEKALKILIFMPFAISFVGAGIIWGFMYDYRQGEQVGLLNAIVTAFGFPPVAWLSVTPLVNTLLLLAVFIWSQTGLAMVILSAAVKAVPTEQIEAAALDGASAWQRFRNVTVPGIRSSIVVVFTTIAIGALKIYDIVAVMTGGRNDTSVLAFEMVNQQQRFQSYGHSAALAVVLFLFVVPLIVFNVVQIRKQREIR; from the coding sequence ATGACCGACACGACCAAGGTGTCCGACGCGACGGAAGCCCCTCGCACCGGCACCGACTACTCCGATGAGAAGGAGGCGGGCCTCTCGAAGAGACGCCGCCTCACGATCATCGTCGCCACGATCGGGTTCATCCTCATAGCGGCGCTGTTCCTCTTCATGGTGACGCGGCCTCCGACAGAGACGCGGCCCACCAGCCTCGGCTTCTCGTTCAACAGCTTCTTCCGCTGGCTGGGCGATCTGAGCCCCTTCGTGCAGATCCCGGTCGTCCTCGTCGTGTTCTTCGCGGTGGTGGCACTGATCCTGCTCCTGATCGAGTACGCGCCGCGCAAAGGCACGTTCTACTTCTGGTTGCGGCTGGCGACGTGCTTCCTGCTCCCGGTACTCGCGTTCATGCTGCTGCGGCCCTATCAGAACGCGGTGATCTACGTCCTCGCGATCGCGGTGATCCTCGGGGCGGTGCTGTTCTGGGTGGATTACCGGGCACGCGAGGGGGCGGGCTTCCTCTACCAGCTCATCCTGTTCTCGGCGCCCGCCGCGATCCTGCTCCTGATCGGCCTGGTCTACCCGGCGATCGCCACGTTCATCCAGTCGTTCTTCGACAAGTCCGGCAAAGAGTTCGTCGGCATGGAGAACTACGTCTGGGTGTTCACGAACCCGCAGGGCTTCTGGTCGGTCATCAACTCGGTCATCTGGGTGCTCGTGGCACCGACGTTCGCGACGATCATCGGTCTTGCGTACGCGGTGTTCATCGACCGGGCACGAGGCGAGAAGGCACTGAAGATCCTCATCTTCATGCCGTTCGCGATCTCGTTCGTGGGTGCCGGCATCATCTGGGGCTTCATGTACGACTACCGGCAGGGAGAGCAGGTCGGCCTGCTCAACGCCATCGTCACGGCGTTCGGCTTCCCACCGGTCGCGTGGCTGTCGGTGACCCCGCTCGTGAACACCCTGCTCCTGCTGGCGGTGTTCATCTGGAGTCAGACCGGCCTTGCGATGGTCATTCTCTCGGCGGCGGTCAAGGCCGTGCCGACCGAGCAGATCGAAGCAGCGGCCCTGGACGGTGCGAGCGCGTGGCAGCGATTCCGCAACGTCACCGTTCCCGGCATCCGCTCGTCGATCGTCGTGGTGTTCACGACGATCGCCATCGGAGCGCTGAAGATCTACGACATCGTCGCCGTCATGACAGGCGGTCGCAACGACACAAGCGTGCTCGCGTTCGAGATGGTCAATCAGCAGCAGCGGTTCCAGAGCTACGGGCACTCCGCAGCTCTGGCGGTGGTGCTGTTCCTCTTCGTCGTCCCGTTGATCGTGTTCAACGTCGTCCAGATCAGGAAGCAGAGGGAGATCCGATGA
- a CDS encoding nitroreductase family deazaflavin-dependent oxidoreductase, which yields MSVVDVVRAVIAPVTRTSWFRWFARTGLPPVERFLSRITGGRAQLTAFLVPSLVLHTVGAKSGVPRDAPLMYTADGRGRALVAGTNWAGARHPAWTANLLAHPDAEITVRGRRMAVRAIPVPDDEREAAWAIMEAQWPDYREYERDSGRTARIFVLQPVKRPD from the coding sequence ATGAGCGTCGTCGACGTGGTGCGCGCCGTGATCGCGCCGGTCACGCGCACGTCCTGGTTCCGGTGGTTCGCGCGGACCGGGCTCCCGCCGGTCGAACGATTCCTGTCGCGGATCACCGGCGGCCGCGCGCAGCTGACCGCCTTCCTCGTGCCGTCGCTCGTGCTCCACACGGTCGGCGCCAAGTCCGGCGTACCGCGCGACGCCCCGCTGATGTACACGGCCGACGGCCGGGGCCGTGCCCTCGTCGCCGGCACGAACTGGGCCGGGGCGCGGCATCCGGCGTGGACGGCCAACCTGCTCGCACATCCGGATGCCGAGATCACCGTGCGCGGGCGCCGTATGGCGGTGCGCGCGATCCCGGTGCCGGACGACGAGCGCGAGGCCGCGTGGGCGATCATGGAGGCGCAATGGCCCGACTACCGGGAGTACGAGCGCGACTCCGGCCGGACGGCTCGCATCTTCGTGCTGCAGCCCGTGAAACGGCCCGACTGA